A stretch of the Theileria equi strain WA chromosome 1, complete sequence genome encodes the following:
- a CDS encoding signal peptide-containing protein (encoded by transcript BEWA_028520A), with protein sequence MNVLLRVPLLLTILLSTKSALGDYGNLHSETEEIRSIIVIDNNFEDVEDVEDDLQKTPITLDISREVPAMVTTIKFTRAFYYEIDQDYHEDYKIGIVKDDGQVIAEDSDRLVERIVYFCREDDGRRVVRINDYYLTTDGEITLKANELVKEPGSHYVPLVRYPVDVDILSDDIPEEIERSYGVLKVRFIIRSKMENRAFIGVVKYGGLLVDAKINDDIIEKVVTLNTTLHHPEIKINLYQKDGSMTTEKYFYVQDENGKRIVQSIDEVY encoded by the coding sequence ATGAATGTACTTCTGAGAGTACCCCTTCTGCTCACTATCCTCTTGTCTACAAAGAGTGCCCTAGGAGACTATGGAAATCTACACTCCGAAACTGAGGAGATTAGGTCAATCATAGTCATTGATAACAATTTTGAGGATGTGGAAGATGTAGAAGACGACCTCCAAAAGACTCCCATCACCCTTGACATCTCAAGAGAGGTACCCGCTATGGTTACGACAATAAAGTTTACTAGAGCCTTTTACTATGAGATTGACCAAGACTATCATGAAGATTACAAAATTGGCattgtaaaggatgatggTCAAGTGATTGCTGAGGATAGCGATCGACTTGTGGAGAGAATAGTCTACTTTTGCAGAGAAGATGATGGGAGAAGGGTCGTTAGAATCAATGACTATTATCTTACAACAGACGGAGAAATTACCCTCAAGGCTAACGAGCTTGTAAAGGAACCTGGATCTCATTATGTGCCACTTGTGAGATATCCAGTAGATGTAGACATACTGTCTGACGACATTCCCGAGGAGATTGAACGTAGTTATGGAGTATTGAAAGTTAGATTCATTATACGGAGTAAAATGGAAAATCGCGCATTTATTGGCGTTGTGAAATACGGTGGTCTTTTGGTAGATGCAAAAATAAATGATGACATTATTGAAAAGGTTGTAACGCTAAATACGACGCTCCATCATCCAGAAATTAAAATTAACCTCTACCAGAAAGATGGATCAATGACTACAGAAAAGTATTTCTATGTACAAGACGAGAATGGAAAAAGAATAGTCCAGAGTATAGACGAAGTTTATTAA
- a CDS encoding hypothetical protein (encoded by transcript BEWA_028530A): MMNVLSTECDKRYISPENPVLYREYESVSVYFWSLDNKYKNPLILELKQKFGNVTLYRRVGNFWVENGNFLTREELLKQNCANNGAHTVDISLGPQVKSGTSYSCPGCTQQISLVTIKSHTFARSWHYISDKDSSAISISRLVEGSTAQTGFSDFKSVDSFYVFWYPSKNGFPFLIYFDSKSECKKTWYKRESPYSNKWIEITEGVIPKKDIDNPTIHDILIDIYSVSVKIDISQVVGVNRDSVMYDDTFIVNSKEKIKVEKSPGIVSTKLGSYSSCNHVVYGKSSFKLGSIVNRDNVLEIKSTEILTQVRVWHIKNYSRYGDPLLVELHKYSGGCEYYQISASDVTKWIPVNKDIEDGKPLAGESLKNKLDELRRMISVKTSVKRPLYEAIVPGVAVAFGLLATGVYEIYMIFHDPKKTLASKMATLVRKRRVSNLVYAQFR; the protein is encoded by the coding sequence atgatgaatgtTCTCTCAACGGAATGTGACAAAAGGTACATATCACCTGAAAATCCAGTCTTGTACAGAGAATATGAGAGTGTTTCTGTCTATTTTTGGTCTCTGGATAACAAATACAAAAACCCTTTGATTCTGGAGCtaaaacaaaaatttggaaatgttaCCCTTTACAGACGTGTAGGAAATTTTTGGGTTGAAAATGGCAATTTTTTAACGCGTGAAGAATTACTTAAACAAAACTGTGCTAACAATGGAGCTCATACAGTGGATATATCTCTGGGTCCTCAAGTTAAATCTGGCACAAGTTATTCCTGCCCCGGATGTACCCAGCAGATTAGCTTAGTGACAATAAAATCCCATACATTTGCTAGATCGTGGCATTACATTTCTGACAAGGATTCTTCTGCTATTTCAATTTCTAGACTTGTAGAAGGTTCCACTGCTCAAACCGGGTTTTCTGACTTTAAAAGTGTTGATAGCTTTTATGTATTTTGGTATCCATCAAAAAACGGGTTCCCATTTCTCATATACTTTGATTCAAAGTCCGAATGTAAAAAGACTTGGTATAAAAGAGAGTCCCCTTATTCCAATAAATGGATAGAGATAACAGAAGGGGTAATCCCAAAGAAAGATATAGACAATCCAACAATCCATGACATCCTGATAGACATTTATTCTGTCTCTGTTAAAATTGACATCTCACAAGTAGTTGGTGTTAATCGGGATTCAGTCATGTACGATGACACTTTTATCGTCAACAGCAAGGAGAAGATTAAAGTTGAAAAGAGCCCGGGGATAGTGTCAACCAAGTTGGGAAGTTATAGCAGTTGTAACCATGTAGTATATGGAAAGAGTAGTTTTAAGTTGGGGTCAATTGTAAATAGAGATAATGTGCTTGAAATCAAAAGTACAGAGATTCTCACCCAAGTTAGAGTTTGGCATATTAAAAACTACAGCAGGTACGGAGACCCTCTTTTGGTTGAGTTGCACAAATATAGCGGGGGTTGCGAATACTACCAGATATCTGCGTCCGATGTAACAAAGTGGATTCCAGTCAATAAAGATATAGAGGATGGGAAACCACTTGCTGGAGAGAGCCTTAAAAATAAGCTCGACGAATTGAGGAGGATGATTTCAGTAAAAACCTCGGTAAAGAGACCGCTTTATGAGGCAATAGTACCGGGAGTAGCTGTGGCATTTGGTCTGTTGGCAACTGGTGTCTATGAAATTTATATGATCTTTCATGACCCAAAAAAGACTCTGGCCAGTAAGATGGCTACCTTGGTTAGGAAAAGACGTGTTAGTAATCTTGTTTACGCGCAATTCAGATGA